From Chryseobacterium sp. H1D6B, a single genomic window includes:
- a CDS encoding DUF922 domain-containing protein → MKWIFLFCFLTANLLFSQKIIWKEGLKLNWSNFKSNINNQRGTNVVAYTNCGWVYSVVRSTNPKSPVKVKIETIFNEYQSWKDAKKINDYVLGHEQKHFDIAEVFARKLRKKVQEKIKTSGDFNKNFQNLYNKILSDYRRFQVSYDTDTNNGINEEKQAEYDVKIAEELDNLKSYKAS, encoded by the coding sequence ATGAAATGGATTTTTTTATTTTGTTTTCTGACAGCCAATCTGTTATTTAGTCAGAAAATCATCTGGAAAGAAGGACTGAAGCTTAATTGGAGTAATTTTAAAAGTAATATAAATAATCAGCGCGGGACAAATGTTGTAGCCTATACAAACTGCGGCTGGGTATATTCTGTTGTAAGATCCACCAATCCTAAATCTCCTGTAAAAGTAAAAATAGAAACAATTTTTAACGAATACCAATCTTGGAAAGATGCTAAAAAGATTAATGATTATGTTTTAGGACATGAGCAGAAACATTTTGACATCGCAGAGGTTTTTGCACGCAAACTTCGAAAAAAAGTTCAGGAAAAAATAAAAACTTCAGGTGATTTTAATAAAAATTTTCAGAATTTATACAATAAAATTTTAAGTGATTATAGACGTTTTCAGGTTTCTTATGATACTGATACAAATAACGGAATAAACGAAGAAAAACAGGCTGAGTATGACGTCAAAATCGCTGAAGAATTAGATAATTTAAAAAGTTATAAAGCCTCTTGA
- a CDS encoding PD-(D/E)XK nuclease family protein — MKFLNKIIKELLAQNTDLSAFNIVLPGKRPIVFIRQILEENNYSGFLPNFFTIEELIDRIAGKQPIQGIALWLFSFDVYKKLNLIPKDDFSDFLKWFPTLQKDWDDMLKFSESDQVVLQYMFDEERIKEWAQDLGDDEDVPRKKFLNFWRNMNAFLPVLKEKLNEKNWATSGMIHESAKTKIIDFAKNTSEHFVFCGFNAFTPVEEKLVRSLLQWNKAQCFFQADHYYFDDERQEAGKFLRNHKLWKEFNDSRAFNWIEDDFNQPKNIKIYEVSGNVTQTKILPEIFKEIENKTYSNTAVVLLDENLLPASLDVMYDIENLNITMGFPLKNLSFSNAVKQLFFLQKQLEKNKSSYYYRDIFPILEELPKSFEDEQFIIDFKSKIEERNIVYIPQKLLKELLGSLSYFKLLQKTDSAGRYLDMLIDFCKKIKWLEIDDIQYENVSHFENAFRIIKNQIGPYDFEIKMETLEILINQYINSESIDFQGEPLRGLQVMGLLETRLLNFENVIMLSVNEGKLPLGNSQNTYIPFDIRKFFDLHTFLENDSIYAYHFYRLIQDAENVHLLFNALSSGVNTGEKSRFITQIEMESSHAIDHLIIENSSEPILTEPIEIPKTQIVLERLEKWKEKVAASHLTSYLYNPIDFYLSKILNTSETDEIEEELSIRNYGNLVHYSLQEIYEVFKGKLLKESDLQKSIKRIDQYIDTAVEKLKHQPEFYEKGMNYIHRAIAKKVIENVLNHDLELVKNGNKLEIIDIEKRFENVDFYIDENKTDKISFFGFIDRIDRLNGTLRIIDYKTAKIKNLSVKIDQDNVDSYFHNSDRKQALQLCIYQYVVQNLPEFWGFPIETGIWSFAEARKGVASLQFDKGNIDDAMEAVKNLILEILNPDLTFIENIKSYNS, encoded by the coding sequence TTGAAATTTCTCAATAAAATTATTAAAGAATTATTGGCTCAAAACACAGATCTTTCTGCGTTCAATATAGTGCTGCCCGGAAAACGTCCGATTGTTTTTATCAGGCAGATTTTAGAAGAAAATAATTATTCTGGGTTTCTTCCCAACTTTTTTACTATTGAAGAATTAATAGACAGGATAGCAGGGAAACAGCCAATTCAAGGGATTGCACTCTGGCTTTTTTCGTTTGATGTCTATAAAAAACTGAATCTCATCCCGAAAGATGATTTTTCAGACTTTCTGAAATGGTTTCCTACCCTGCAGAAAGACTGGGACGACATGCTGAAGTTTTCCGAAAGTGACCAAGTCGTCCTGCAGTATATGTTTGATGAAGAAAGAATCAAAGAATGGGCGCAGGATTTAGGAGACGACGAAGATGTTCCAAGAAAGAAATTCCTGAATTTTTGGAGGAATATGAATGCTTTCCTTCCTGTTTTAAAGGAAAAACTTAACGAAAAGAACTGGGCGACATCCGGAATGATCCATGAAAGTGCAAAAACTAAGATCATTGATTTTGCAAAAAATACTTCTGAGCACTTTGTTTTCTGTGGCTTTAATGCCTTCACACCTGTGGAAGAAAAGCTTGTCAGAAGTCTTCTGCAGTGGAATAAGGCACAGTGTTTCTTTCAGGCCGACCATTATTATTTTGATGATGAACGGCAGGAGGCCGGGAAATTTCTCAGAAACCATAAATTATGGAAAGAATTTAATGACAGCAGGGCTTTTAATTGGATTGAAGATGATTTTAACCAGCCGAAAAATATAAAAATTTACGAAGTATCCGGAAATGTAACCCAGACTAAGATACTGCCGGAAATCTTCAAGGAAATAGAAAATAAAACGTATTCAAATACAGCTGTTGTTTTATTGGATGAGAATCTGCTTCCTGCAAGTTTAGATGTAATGTATGATATTGAAAACCTGAATATTACTATGGGTTTTCCATTGAAGAATTTATCCTTTTCTAATGCTGTGAAACAATTGTTTTTTCTACAGAAACAGCTTGAGAAGAACAAATCATCTTATTATTACAGAGATATCTTTCCTATCCTTGAAGAGCTCCCTAAATCATTTGAGGATGAGCAGTTTATCATTGATTTTAAATCAAAAATAGAAGAACGGAATATCGTTTATATCCCTCAGAAATTACTAAAAGAGCTGTTAGGCAGTCTTTCTTATTTTAAACTTCTTCAAAAAACAGATTCAGCCGGCCGGTATCTCGATATGCTTATTGATTTCTGCAAAAAGATCAAATGGCTGGAAATAGATGATATTCAGTATGAAAATGTCTCTCATTTTGAAAACGCATTCAGAATCATAAAAAACCAGATCGGGCCTTATGATTTTGAGATCAAAATGGAAACACTGGAGATTTTGATCAATCAGTATATTAATTCTGAAAGTATTGATTTTCAGGGAGAACCTTTAAGAGGGCTACAGGTGATGGGACTTTTGGAAACCAGGCTTTTAAACTTTGAAAATGTAATTATGCTTTCCGTAAATGAAGGCAAGCTGCCTTTAGGGAACTCACAGAATACCTATATTCCTTTTGATATCAGGAAGTTTTTTGATCTTCATACTTTTCTTGAAAATGACAGTATTTATGCCTATCACTTTTACAGGCTGATACAGGATGCTGAAAATGTACATTTGTTATTTAATGCATTAAGTTCAGGGGTGAATACAGGAGAGAAAAGCCGCTTCATTACCCAGATAGAAATGGAGAGTTCTCATGCAATAGATCATTTGATTATTGAGAATTCTTCGGAGCCTATTTTAACTGAACCTATTGAAATTCCTAAGACTCAAATTGTCTTGGAACGTCTTGAAAAATGGAAAGAAAAAGTGGCTGCTTCACACCTTACCAGCTACCTCTATAATCCTATAGATTTTTACTTGTCTAAGATTCTTAACACCTCGGAAACAGATGAAATAGAAGAAGAGTTATCAATTAGAAATTATGGTAATCTTGTTCATTATTCACTTCAAGAGATTTATGAAGTGTTTAAAGGTAAATTGTTAAAAGAAAGTGATTTGCAAAAATCAATTAAAAGAATAGATCAATATATTGATACAGCGGTTGAAAAGCTGAAACACCAGCCTGAATTCTATGAAAAAGGCATGAATTATATTCATAGAGCCATTGCAAAAAAAGTAATTGAGAATGTTTTAAATCATGATCTTGAACTGGTGAAAAACGGCAATAAATTAGAGATCATTGATATTGAAAAAAGATTTGAAAATGTAGATTTCTATATTGACGAAAATAAGACAGACAAAATATCTTTTTTTGGCTTTATAGACAGGATTGACCGTCTGAATGGAACTCTAAGAATCATCGATTATAAAACGGCTAAGATCAAGAATCTAAGCGTTAAAATAGATCAGGATAACGTTGATTCCTATTTTCATAACAGTGACAGAAAACAGGCGCTGCAGCTTTGTATTTATCAATATGTGGTTCAGAATCTTCCGGAGTTCTGGGGTTTTCCGATAGAAACAGGAATCTGGAGCTTTGCTGAAGCCAGAAAAGGGGTAGCTTCTCTGCAGTTTGACAAAGGAAATATCGATGACGCTATGGAAGCTGTAAAAAATCTTATTCTGGAGATTCTTAATCCTGATCTTACTTTTATTGAGAATATAAAATCTTATAACAGCTAA
- a CDS encoding T9SS type A sorting domain-containing protein, translating to MKKIAVLLLGCTVPFYFAQQAGDVASYEPKLDLTPQGVAAFISNNLGEQSSPDFVSYLNGFNIGLKAYKITYYTKNENNTLVKATGLLMYPKVNYKLSTIVSDHGTTDSRDNVPSNLRGVLYAGFVVELSYVLNGYILMAPDYVGMGSGDGVHPYVHYPTEAGATIDFVTAANKVLLQLNVKRYDEYFLTGYSQGAHAAMSTLKRLSISNPDNLKFKYAYMGDGPYDFSGVTLQKGVIEKEVYPFTSFLANVVNTCNNIGYKTYTNNISEVISEEYLDKYNDHVIQESGGLLWGPLIWRKLFTPNFVNDVTNNSNNKLRQCLRASDVYDWYNKTPMTLGHSTVDLAIHPENTSKTIDVQRGYYPWWDLNKYKLDSFYWGPLGHVGGILPFVLASNAKFNTLRSGGVFNEWAFLTSKQSENTQPKINPLYSSQIKPDLKDMELIEITDFNQENSERKFVSNNNLSSLKDGVYLLKVSGNKENNLIPYIKNTPEIISENEIVKTENNGILTLKINQKDVSAVNVFDENKNLVKTVSQEEYSKAGGIDLKGIDGKNYTFEVVTEFYNLQFNKSIQNPAGADDHLNIYTQNRQIIVRSKDDIKNITIYGISGALVQTQEVKKTLFESKNLESGVYVIQTVLSTGKIISKKIKL from the coding sequence ATGAAAAAAATTGCCGTTTTGTTATTAGGTTGTACTGTTCCATTCTATTTTGCCCAGCAGGCAGGAGATGTGGCCAGTTACGAACCAAAGCTGGATCTTACTCCGCAGGGAGTTGCCGCTTTTATTTCGAATAATCTGGGAGAACAGAGCTCACCTGATTTCGTCAGTTATCTTAATGGGTTCAACATAGGATTAAAAGCCTACAAGATAACCTATTACACTAAAAATGAAAATAATACTCTTGTAAAAGCTACCGGACTTTTGATGTATCCTAAAGTGAATTACAAACTTTCAACCATTGTGTCCGACCACGGAACTACCGACAGCCGTGATAATGTTCCCTCTAACTTAAGAGGAGTATTATATGCAGGCTTTGTGGTTGAGTTATCTTACGTTCTCAATGGTTATATCCTTATGGCACCTGATTATGTCGGGATGGGATCCGGAGACGGCGTTCATCCTTATGTACACTATCCTACTGAAGCCGGTGCAACAATTGATTTTGTAACTGCTGCGAATAAAGTCCTGCTGCAACTGAATGTAAAAAGGTATGATGAATATTTTTTAACAGGATATTCTCAAGGCGCCCACGCGGCAATGTCTACCTTAAAAAGATTAAGCATTTCTAATCCTGACAATCTGAAATTCAAATACGCTTATATGGGTGACGGGCCTTATGATTTTTCCGGCGTTACGCTTCAAAAAGGAGTTATTGAAAAAGAAGTGTATCCTTTCACTTCTTTTCTGGCCAATGTTGTCAACACCTGCAATAATATTGGGTACAAAACATACACAAACAATATTTCGGAGGTGATTTCTGAAGAGTATCTTGATAAATATAATGATCATGTGATCCAGGAAAGTGGCGGATTATTATGGGGACCTCTTATTTGGAGAAAATTATTTACCCCGAACTTCGTAAATGATGTTACCAATAACAGCAATAATAAACTAAGACAATGCCTTAGAGCAAGTGACGTTTATGACTGGTACAACAAAACACCGATGACTTTAGGACATTCTACAGTAGATTTGGCTATTCATCCGGAAAATACTTCAAAAACAATCGATGTACAGCGGGGGTACTATCCATGGTGGGATCTGAATAAATACAAGCTTGATTCTTTCTATTGGGGACCGCTGGGCCATGTAGGCGGAATCCTTCCTTTTGTTCTGGCATCTAATGCAAAATTCAACACATTGAGAAGCGGCGGTGTTTTTAATGAATGGGCTTTTTTAACATCTAAACAGTCAGAAAATACCCAGCCGAAAATTAATCCTTTATATTCTTCTCAGATAAAGCCAGACCTGAAGGATATGGAACTGATTGAAATAACAGATTTCAATCAAGAAAATTCAGAACGTAAATTTGTATCTAACAATAATTTATCATCATTAAAAGACGGGGTATACTTATTAAAAGTATCCGGAAATAAAGAGAATAACCTTATTCCGTACATTAAAAACACTCCGGAAATTATTTCAGAAAATGAAATTGTAAAAACTGAAAATAATGGTATTTTAACTTTAAAGATCAATCAAAAGGATGTATCAGCCGTTAATGTCTTTGATGAAAACAAAAACCTTGTAAAAACTGTTTCTCAAGAAGAATACAGCAAGGCCGGAGGAATTGATTTAAAAGGTATTGACGGTAAAAATTACACATTTGAGGTTGTAACTGAGTTCTATAATCTTCAGTTTAATAAAAGTATTCAGAATCCAGCAGGTGCCGATGACCACTTAAATATCTACACACAGAACCGCCAGATCATTGTCAGATCCAAAGACGATATTAAAAATATAACGATCTACGGTATCTCTGGAGCCCTGGTTCAAACCCAAGAAGTTAAGAAAACTCTATTTGAATCAAAAAACTTAGAATCAGGAGTTTATGTAATTCAAACTGTATTAAGTACTGGGAAAATAATAAGTAAAAAAATAAAACTTTAA